From the genome of Populus alba chromosome 10, ASM523922v2, whole genome shotgun sequence, one region includes:
- the LOC118047418 gene encoding probable isoprenylcysteine alpha-carbonyl methylesterase ICMEL1 isoform X3, with product MRFLALGCYSLMLFPGFIQVGYYYFFSGRVLRSIVYGDQPRNRLDLYLPKNTDGPKPVVAFVTGGAWIIGYKAWGSLLGQQLSERDIMVACIDYRNYPQGTMSNMVEDASEGISFVCNKIAEYGGDPNRVYLMGQSAGGHIAACALVEQAIKEAGEGGSTNWSVLQIKTYFGLSGGYNLFNLVDYFHSRGLYRSIFLSIMEGEESLRRFSPEVIVQDPNLKKAVSLLPPIVLFHGTADYSIPADSSKSFAETLQSVGVRAESILYEGKTHTDLFLQDPMRGGNDRMFEDLVSIIHSDDREAQAKDEVAPPRRRLVPEFMLQLAHRVSPF from the exons ATGAGATTTCTTGCCCTTGGTTGTTACTCTTTGATGCTTTTTCCTGGTTTTATTCAAG TTGGATATTACTATTTCTTCTCCGGTCGGGTTTTGAGAAGTATAGTTTATGGTGATCAACCAAGAAAcag GCTTGATCTGTATTTACCAAAAAATACAGATGGTCCAAAACCTGTTGTTGCATTTGTAACAGGAGGAGCCTGGATTATTGG TTATAAAGCATGGGGGTCTCTTTTAGGACAACAGTTATCAGAAAGAGATATCATGGTGGCTTGCATAGATTACAG AAATTATCCTCAGGGAACCATGAGTAATATGGTGGAGGATGCTTCTGAGGGTATCTCATTTGTCTGCAACAAGATTGCGGAATATGGAGGTGATCCTAACAG GGTTTATTTAATGGGACAGTCGGCTGGCGGACATATTGCTGCTTGTGCACTTGTGGAGCAGGCGATCAAAGAGGCTGGTGAAGGAGGGAGCACTAACTGGAGTGTTTTGCAGATAAAGACTTATTTTGGCTTATCTGGCGG GTATAATTTGTTTAACTTAGTAGATTACTTCCATAGTCGTGGTCTGTACCGATCCATCTTCCTAAG CATAATGGAAGGGGAAGAGTCTTTAAGACGATTTTCTCCTGAAGTAATTGTACAGGACCCAAACTTGAAAAAAGCAGTTTCTCTTCTACCTCCTATTGTTCTTTTTCATGGCACTGCAGATTATTCCATTCCAGCAGATTCCAG TAAAAGTTTTGCTGAAACCCTACAAAGTGTCGGAGTTAGAGCTGAATCAATTTTATATGAAGGGAAGACTCATACAGATTTGTTTCTACAG GATCCAATGAGAGGTGGCAACGATAGGATGTTTGAAGATTTAGTGTCCATCATTCATTCTGATGACAGAGAAGCCCAAGCCAAAGATGAAGTGGCTCCTCCAAGAAGACGCCTTGTGCCTGAATTCATGTTACAGTTGGCTCACAGAGTGAGCCCTTTTTAA
- the LOC118047418 gene encoding probable isoprenylcysteine alpha-carbonyl methylesterase ICMEL1 isoform X2: MPSHILPVTNPNLHSSKQNSYLRIDPTTMPLKQDDPITNTRLVSSPFEDETIISVRPLLSRTPSFADESIGQRQSLAREVDHAAPETFLLTRLSLKLLRYMGVGYRWIMRFLALGCYSLMLFPGFIQVGYYYFFSGRVLRSIVYGDQPRNRLDLYLPKNTDGPKPVVAFVTGGAWIIGYKAWGSLLGQQLSERDIMVACIDYRNYPQGTMSNMVEDASEGISFVCNKIAEYGGDPNRVYLMGQSAGGHIAACALVEQAIKEAGEGGSTNWSVLQIKTYFGLSGGYNLFNLVDYFHSRGLYRSIFLSIMEGEESLRRFSPEVIVQDPNLKKAVSLLPPIVLFHGTADYSIPADSSKSFAETLQSVGVRAESILYEGKTHTDLFLQDPMRGGNDRMFEDLVSIIHSDDREAQAKDEVAPPRRRLVPEFMLQLAHRVSPF; encoded by the exons atgccttcTCATATCCTGCCTGTCACAAACCCCAACCTCCATTCTTCGAAACAAAATTCCTATCTCCGTATTGACCCAACAACAATGCCATTAAAACAAGATGACCCAATTACAAACACTAGGCTCGTGTCTTCTCCCTTTGAAGATGAAACCATCATTTCTGTTAGGCCTCTTTTGTCTAGAACTCCAAGTTTTGCAG ATGAGTCTATTGGTCAACGCCAATCTCTTGCTCGTGAAGTGGATCATGCTGCTCCTGAGACGTTTCTTCTTACTAGATTGAGCCTGAAGCTTTTAAGATATATGGG gGTAGGGTACAGATGGATCATGAGATTTCTTGCCCTTGGTTGTTACTCTTTGATGCTTTTTCCTGGTTTTATTCAAG TTGGATATTACTATTTCTTCTCCGGTCGGGTTTTGAGAAGTATAGTTTATGGTGATCAACCAAGAAAcag GCTTGATCTGTATTTACCAAAAAATACAGATGGTCCAAAACCTGTTGTTGCATTTGTAACAGGAGGAGCCTGGATTATTGG TTATAAAGCATGGGGGTCTCTTTTAGGACAACAGTTATCAGAAAGAGATATCATGGTGGCTTGCATAGATTACAG AAATTATCCTCAGGGAACCATGAGTAATATGGTGGAGGATGCTTCTGAGGGTATCTCATTTGTCTGCAACAAGATTGCGGAATATGGAGGTGATCCTAACAG GGTTTATTTAATGGGACAGTCGGCTGGCGGACATATTGCTGCTTGTGCACTTGTGGAGCAGGCGATCAAAGAGGCTGGTGAAGGAGGGAGCACTAACTGGAGTGTTTTGCAGATAAAGACTTATTTTGGCTTATCTGGCGG GTATAATTTGTTTAACTTAGTAGATTACTTCCATAGTCGTGGTCTGTACCGATCCATCTTCCTAAG CATAATGGAAGGGGAAGAGTCTTTAAGACGATTTTCTCCTGAAGTAATTGTACAGGACCCAAACTTGAAAAAAGCAGTTTCTCTTCTACCTCCTATTGTTCTTTTTCATGGCACTGCAGATTATTCCATTCCAGCAGATTCCAG TAAAAGTTTTGCTGAAACCCTACAAAGTGTCGGAGTTAGAGCTGAATCAATTTTATATGAAGGGAAGACTCATACAGATTTGTTTCTACAG GATCCAATGAGAGGTGGCAACGATAGGATGTTTGAAGATTTAGTGTCCATCATTCATTCTGATGACAGAGAAGCCCAAGCCAAAGATGAAGTGGCTCCTCCAAGAAGACGCCTTGTGCCTGAATTCATGTTACAGTTGGCTCACAGAGTGAGCCCTTTTTAA
- the LOC118047418 gene encoding probable isoprenylcysteine alpha-carbonyl methylesterase ICMEL1 isoform X1 → MPSHILPVTNPNLHSSKQNSYLRIDPTTMPLKQDDPITNTRLVSSPFEDETIISVRPLLSRTPSFAGTTTTSSSASYQQRRRRVASENSLSSLSDESIGQRQSLAREVDHAAPETFLLTRLSLKLLRYMGVGYRWIMRFLALGCYSLMLFPGFIQVGYYYFFSGRVLRSIVYGDQPRNRLDLYLPKNTDGPKPVVAFVTGGAWIIGYKAWGSLLGQQLSERDIMVACIDYRNYPQGTMSNMVEDASEGISFVCNKIAEYGGDPNRVYLMGQSAGGHIAACALVEQAIKEAGEGGSTNWSVLQIKTYFGLSGGYNLFNLVDYFHSRGLYRSIFLSIMEGEESLRRFSPEVIVQDPNLKKAVSLLPPIVLFHGTADYSIPADSSKSFAETLQSVGVRAESILYEGKTHTDLFLQDPMRGGNDRMFEDLVSIIHSDDREAQAKDEVAPPRRRLVPEFMLQLAHRVSPF, encoded by the exons atgccttcTCATATCCTGCCTGTCACAAACCCCAACCTCCATTCTTCGAAACAAAATTCCTATCTCCGTATTGACCCAACAACAATGCCATTAAAACAAGATGACCCAATTACAAACACTAGGCTCGTGTCTTCTCCCTTTGAAGATGAAACCATCATTTCTGTTAGGCCTCTTTTGTCTAGAACTCCAAGTTTTGCAGGTACTACTACAACTTCTTCTTCTGCTAGTTATCAACAAAGAAGGCGACGTGTTGCCAGTGAAAACTCGCTCTCTTCCCTTTCAGATGAGTCTATTGGTCAACGCCAATCTCTTGCTCGTGAAGTGGATCATGCTGCTCCTGAGACGTTTCTTCTTACTAGATTGAGCCTGAAGCTTTTAAGATATATGGG gGTAGGGTACAGATGGATCATGAGATTTCTTGCCCTTGGTTGTTACTCTTTGATGCTTTTTCCTGGTTTTATTCAAG TTGGATATTACTATTTCTTCTCCGGTCGGGTTTTGAGAAGTATAGTTTATGGTGATCAACCAAGAAAcag GCTTGATCTGTATTTACCAAAAAATACAGATGGTCCAAAACCTGTTGTTGCATTTGTAACAGGAGGAGCCTGGATTATTGG TTATAAAGCATGGGGGTCTCTTTTAGGACAACAGTTATCAGAAAGAGATATCATGGTGGCTTGCATAGATTACAG AAATTATCCTCAGGGAACCATGAGTAATATGGTGGAGGATGCTTCTGAGGGTATCTCATTTGTCTGCAACAAGATTGCGGAATATGGAGGTGATCCTAACAG GGTTTATTTAATGGGACAGTCGGCTGGCGGACATATTGCTGCTTGTGCACTTGTGGAGCAGGCGATCAAAGAGGCTGGTGAAGGAGGGAGCACTAACTGGAGTGTTTTGCAGATAAAGACTTATTTTGGCTTATCTGGCGG GTATAATTTGTTTAACTTAGTAGATTACTTCCATAGTCGTGGTCTGTACCGATCCATCTTCCTAAG CATAATGGAAGGGGAAGAGTCTTTAAGACGATTTTCTCCTGAAGTAATTGTACAGGACCCAAACTTGAAAAAAGCAGTTTCTCTTCTACCTCCTATTGTTCTTTTTCATGGCACTGCAGATTATTCCATTCCAGCAGATTCCAG TAAAAGTTTTGCTGAAACCCTACAAAGTGTCGGAGTTAGAGCTGAATCAATTTTATATGAAGGGAAGACTCATACAGATTTGTTTCTACAG GATCCAATGAGAGGTGGCAACGATAGGATGTTTGAAGATTTAGTGTCCATCATTCATTCTGATGACAGAGAAGCCCAAGCCAAAGATGAAGTGGCTCCTCCAAGAAGACGCCTTGTGCCTGAATTCATGTTACAGTTGGCTCACAGAGTGAGCCCTTTTTAA